A genomic region of Glycine max cultivar Williams 82 chromosome 15, Glycine_max_v4.0, whole genome shotgun sequence contains the following coding sequences:
- the LOC100780699 gene encoding putative thiamine biosynthesis oxidoreductase ThiO: protein MKSLNLWPNPNGRILPRISTCPTLNLVYSVPPSPSSVRCHSSPTQLPLRCAVLGAGFAGLSVVWHLLKQSPKELQMRIDIYDEVGIGGGASGVSGGLLHPYSPKVKLLWEGAQCWKESMKLLRVAEEASVSKDCRTGESAEDMKAFVAHKRGILRPATDMKNMIKLNDNVKTCLPSCRVETLNDEEAQSLLPGVCLPFNTAFYMPEALNINSQHYLQALFQGCKNLVKESSTLESGHKQLSLHKRSVHRLSDFEGEYDAVIICLGAKVNMLPEISGRLPLRTCRGVIAHLELPDDMIGYPESGPSILSDAWISVQGPRSLKVGSTWEWKSINSLPNVSTDEATKALLELLPKASTIYPGIKDWVFTGARAGLRAMPPLTTLGSLPLLGCINDVIGRNHTCRYWLFGGLGSRGLLYHAWLGNLMAQAVLSCNEEVIPSELTSWKATEPKI from the exons ATGAAGAGCCTCAATTTGTGGCCGAACCCTAATGGAAGGATTTTGCCTCGCATTTCAACATGTCCAACACTCAACCTTGTCTATTCTGttcctccttctccttcttcagTTCGATGCCATAGCTCTCCAACTCAATTGCCGCTCAG GTGCGCAGTGCTCGGTGCTGGATTCGCTGGCCTCTCAGTTGTTTGGCATTTGTTGAAG CAAAGTCCTAAGGAGTTGCAAATGAGAATTGATATATATGATGAAGTGGGTATTGGGGGTGGTGCTTCTGGAGTATCTGGGGGTCTTCTTCACCCTTATTCCCCTAAAg TTAAGCTTCTCTGGGAGGGTGCTCAGTGTTGGAAAGAGAGCATGAAGCTTTTGAGAGTTGCTGAAGAAGCTAGTGTCTCCAAAGACTGCAGAACTGGAGAATCTGCTGAAGATATGAAAGCTTTTGTAGCTCACAAAAG GGGCATCTTAAGACCAGCAACAGATATGAAGAACATGATCAAATTGAATGAT AATGTCAAGACTTGTCTTCCTAGCTGCAGAGTAGAAACACTTAATGACGAAGAGGCTCAAAGTCTTTTACCTGGTGTATGTTTACCATTCAACACTGCTTTCTATATGCCTGAAGCTCTAAATATCAATTCCCAACACTATCTTCAG GCACTTTTCCAAGGTTGCAAAAATTTGGTGAAAGAATCCTCCACTCTTGAGTCTGGACACAAACAACTTAGTTTACACAAAAGATCTGTTCATAGACTTTCCGATTTTGAAG GGGAATATGACGCAGTCATCATATGCCTAGGTGCCAAGGTGAACATGCTTCCTGAGATCTCGGGGAGGCTTCCTTTAAGGACTTGTAGGGGTGTAATTGCACACCTGGAATTGCCTGATGATATGAT CGGTTATCCCGAGAGTGGGCCGTCAATATTATCAGATGCATGGATTTCTGTTCAGGGTCCTCGTAGTCTGAAAGTGGGCTCAACTTGGGAGTGGAAATCCATTAATTCATTGCCAAATGTCTCAACTGACGAAGCTACGAAAGCTCTTCTGGAGCTTTTGCCAAAGGCATCTACCATTTATCCTGGAATAAAGGATTGGGTTTTCACTGGAGCAAGAGCTGGTCTGAGGGCAATGCCTCCACTCACCACCCTTGGATCACTTCCACTTTTGGGTTGTATAAATGATGTAATAGGCAGAAACCATACTTGTAGGTATTGGTTATTTGGAGGGTTAGGTTCAAGAGGATTGTTATACCATGCTTGGCTAGGTAATTTGATGGCACAAGCTGTGCTTTCCTGTAATGAAGAAGTCATTCCATCTGAGTTGACATCTTGGAAAGCCACTGAACCCAAAATTTAG